Proteins co-encoded in one Medicago truncatula cultivar Jemalong A17 chromosome 8, MtrunA17r5.0-ANR, whole genome shotgun sequence genomic window:
- the LOC112417137 gene encoding neural Wiskott-Aldrich syndrome protein, producing the protein MPSLFPICAPSRHYPPRIGPRSPPTTGSPPTRPPSSPLPDPTTGSPPPPGSPPPDPTTGSPPPPGSPPPDPTPGSPPPPGSPPPDPTPGSPPPPGSPPDPSWESFLVAEHMLKPNSTKRAMLRTFEVAI; encoded by the coding sequence ATGCCATCATTATTTCCAATATGCGCACCTTCACGGCACTATCCACCAAGAATTGGACCAAGAAGTCCACCAACAACAGGCAGTCCTCCCACGAGACCACCAAGCAGTCCTCTACCAGATCCAACAACAGGAAGTCCACCACCACCAGGCAGTCCTCCACCAGATCCTACAACAGGAAGTCCACCACCACCAGGCAGTCCTCCACCAGATCCTACACCAGGAAGTCCACCACCACCAGGCAGTCCTCCACCAGATCCTACACCAGGAAGTCCACCACCACCAGGCAGTCCCCCAGATCCTTCTTGGGAGAGTTTTCTAGTAGCAGAACACATGCTTAAACCCAACAGCACAAAGAGAGCAATGCTTAGAACTTTTGAAGTTGccatatga
- the LOC11440485 gene encoding ubiquitin carboxyl-terminal hydrolase 21: protein MGPISDFPLMFIPPAMPSSPSSPELVHSEPNPNPIPEPEPNPESNTSHNAPSSPPQTTTNKPPPTAAEIAARYILQSPPLSFAPKPLSTSEVTAAFGVIDDLPSLTDEEQKPLSSILTTSSGDQFSGTSWWSNQLETGISALADLADLANPSDDDFGYQGYSIHTNLASYNSRKPFEIDNGGWSPVDYGYNFNNFFATASSPRSPSLKSVGAGITNMGNTCFMSAILQCFTHTVQMFLGLRYCTHASSCDVEGFCVICAFRDHLDDALERSRSPIVPRELVKNLNYFSAGFVIGNQEDAHEFMQYALNKLKRGFPVGEENLIDQIFGGRLVSKLRCCCCGHSSDKFEPLIDMSLEIEHVSTIQQALESFTKVEKMDGKFICSDCNQEVTMEKQLMLDKAPSVAAFHLKRFLKDGDSVKKIDKYVDFSKELDLKPYTCGSSSGDNVLLKYELYAVVEHRGPSPNSGHYFSFVRSAPDKWYLMDDDKVSSVSEEEVLNRKAYILFYAQQGTPWFSSIVENEETAPKSKYLHNKYGFDCDNNGEKDDNDSTDANYDNCVSDMDEECDSGMQDVSP, encoded by the exons ATGGGACCAATTTCAGATTTCCCATTAATGTTCATTCCACCAGCTATGCCTTCTTCACCTTCTTCTCCTGAACTCGTTCACTCCGAACCTAATCCCAATCCCATTCCCGAACCTGAGCCTAATCCCGAATCTAATACCTCTCACAATGCTCCATCTTCTCCTCCACAAACCACCACAAACAAACCACCACCAACCGCCGCAGAAATCGCGGCGCGATATATTCTACAATCCCCGCCGTTATCTTTTGCGCCAAAACCACTGTCTACGTCGGAAGTTACGGCGGCGTTCGGCGTTATCGACGATCTTCCATCGTTAACCGATGAAGAACAGAAGCCACTGAGTTCGATCTTAACTACTTCCTCCGGTGATCAGTTTTCTGGAACCTCTTGGTGGAGTAATCAGTTGGAAACTGGTATCTCTGCTCTTGCTGATCTTGCTGATCTTGCTAATCCTtctgatgatgattttggttaTCAAGGTTACTCGATTCACACAAATCTTGCTTCGTATAATAGCCGTAAACCTTTCGAAATCGATAATGGCGGTTGGTCTCCCGTTGACTACGGTTATAATTTCAACAATTTCTTTGCCACCGCGTCGTCGCCTAGGTCGCCTTCGTTGAAATCGGTG GGAGCTGGAATTACGAATATGGGAAACACATGTTTTATGAGTGCAATTCTTCAGTGTTTTACACATACAGTGCAAATGTTTCTTGGTCTTCGTTATTGCACTCATGCATCTTCAT GTGATGTGGAAGGTTTCTGTGTTATTTGTGCTTTCCGGGATCACCTTGACGATGCTTTGGAACGTTCTAGATCTCCAATTGTTCCAAGAGAGCTTGTTAAAAATTTGAACT ATTTTTCAGCTGGTTTTGTAATAGGTAACCAGGAGGATGCACATGAGTTTATGCAATATGCTTTGAATAAACTGAAAAGAGGCTTCCCAGTTGGAGAAGAAAATCTAATTGATCAAATATTTGGGGGTCGTCTTGTTAGCAAA CTTCGATGTTGCTGCTGTGGTCACTCTTCTGATAAATTTGAGCCATTGATCGACATGAGTTTAGAGATAGAACATGTGAGTACCATTCAGCAGGCTCTGGAATCTTTCACCAAGGTAGAAAAGATGGATGGAAAGTTTATTTGTAGTGACTGCAACCAAGAAGTAACTAtggaaaaacagcttatgcttGATAAAGCTCCTTCAGTTGCAGCATTTCATTTGAAAAGGTTTCTAAAAGATGGAGACtcagttaaaaaaattgataaatatgtCGATTTCTCTAAGGAACTGGACCTGAAGCCTTATACATGTGGTAGTAGCAGTGGTGACAAT GTACTTTTGAAGTATGAGCTATATGCTGTTGTCGAGCATAGGGGACCTTCACCTAATTCAGGGCACTATTTTAGCTTTGTGCGTTCTGCTCCAGACAAATGGTATTTGATGGATGATGATAAG GTTTCTAGTGTTTCTGAAGAAGAAGTCCTGAATCGTAAGGCATACATTCTGTTTTATGCCCAACAAGGTACACCCTGGTTCTCTAGTATTGTGGAAAATGAAGAGACAGctccaaaatcaaaatatttacacAACAAATATGGTTTTGATTGTGATAATAATGGAGAAAAGGATGATAATGACTCAACCGATGCAAATTATGATAACTGTGTGAGTGACATGGATGAAGAATGTGATTCCGGAATGCAAGACGTTTCACCTTGA